The Prevotella herbatica genome contains the following window.
GCTCGTTATAAAACTTTTTTACCTTATTATGCATCTCAAAATCTCCATCAAATGGTATTTGGAAGCTGACATTAGTAGTGCTTTTTTTTATTCCATTCCTTACCTTTTGTGTAAGGCAAACACCATTCGTTGTAAATGACACTACAAAAATAGTATCGTAGTGAATACAAATATCATGTACATTTTGCAAAATAGGTTGAACAACTTTCGTAAATTTCAGTAAAGGTTCTCCACCGAAAAATGCAAGTTGCAATCGTTCATATCGATGTTTTTCCAGTTGTTCTGTAATATATTTGCATATATTATCAATAGTCTGTGATTGCATTACACTTCCATGTAAATGTCCTTCATAACAATACCAACACCTTAAATTACAATCAAGCGTCGGATTGATAGTAAGTTTCAAAGTATTAGAAAACTCCAGTCTTGTACCTAATTCTGCTATACATTTGGAAGTTTCCTCATTTGTATCCTTAACTACAAAGTCGTTCTTAACTAAAGATTCAAATAATTCAGGATGTATAGTACTTATTTCATCTATATTTTTGTAATTGTCAGAAAGCAAAACATAAAGTTCGCGTACTAAAGTTAACCATTTTTTTGTACGACTATTGAACAGAAAGAATGAATCATCCTGCTTTTTAATTAGTTCGTTGTATTTACTCCAGATCATAATGAATAGGTTTAATGTAGGCGAGAACACAGATCTCGCCTACGAATTAATAAATACGGTGGAGTTCGTCTATAGAATAGACTCCACATGCTTCATTGATTTGAATTAAGCTCCAGCACATCCAGCACATCTGTGACAATTAGTGTTGTCATCAAACCAACCACCACTTTTACAGTTCCCATTATCAGCGGCAAAATGTTCATTCTCATCAAAATTTACTTGTTGAAGTTCAAAACCTCCATGCAACTGTCCTTTCTCATCTTGAGAAAGTTGCATACCAAAATCTAAATTTTCTTTCATAAATAAATGTATTAAATGTTAATAAAAACAATCCTTTAAGGATTGGCATTTTAATCTACTGTTATGCTTTATTTTGACTTTATACTTAAAAATCACTAGTTTCTATATAGAATGTTGAGAAATATATTCTCTCAACTTATAGAATTCTTGCTCCAAAGGGTATTTTATGAAATTGGAAAGAAGAAAATATGTTAAGCATTTTACCTGCTGGAACAAGCTGCTTGTAATGATGTTCGGTCAACTGTCCATACAAGTTGCTATCGACTATAGCAGCCCATTCCAATAAGACCTATCACTGGGCTTCGGCAGAATGTTACGAGAAGTAATCTCGTCGAAAGCTAACAAGGTCCGCAATCCGCAAATATTTGAAGATATCACATGATAAACGTGTCCTGAAAGAAACGTAAATAGACGAGAAAGTCAATGCTTTTGAATCTTCCACAATAGATTTGTGTTTCAATGTCTTTTGTCGGCCAAGTTCAAACACACTAAAGCGAGTATAAAGCTGCATACGCTTTTGGATGAAACTCCTATAAAGGAACTCTTTTCCAAAAATCTACATGATGTAGTAGATAATGTTCAATTGACTCTTAATTTTATTTAGTGGACACTAGTGATATTATGTTCATTATTGAGACCACTTTAAATATTGAACTCATTTTATCTCCTCTGATGAACTAAATATTTTATTACCACTATAGTATACCCCAATAGTATACTCCCCTTCCCCATATCCTGGAAGATCTAAAGTATAGGTTTCACCTTCTGCAAAAGAGCCAGAATTATGATCTATAAGAATACCATTTTGATATATTCTTATTTCTGCATTATCAAATGCTCTCATAAAAGTCAACGAACATACCCCATTGTCCATGCTTTCAATAATATAAGGCATATGCGGAGATTTACGTACAGGATTATCAGGACTTCCTGTTAATGCTATTATATCATTATCAGGATTATTAGCGAATGTACTAATACATGTTGAGCAAAGCAACAGCATCATAGCAAATAATAAGATGTTCTTTTTCATGTTTTAATCTCTATTTATTTAATTCATTTTTTGTCTTTCGGCAGAACAAAGTTATAAACGTTTTTATTATCGTCCTAATTTTTTCGCAAGAAATTAAAAGTAGGTGTTGCAGGTAGTGTTGCAGTTTAAAATACGCTATATCATCAAGTTATACTTATTTTGATATTTTTGTTGCAGGTCAAATGCAACAAAAACAGATAGTATTGGGACTGGAAAAATTACATTATAAACAAAAAACGATATTATTATTCAGTTATTAATAGGATTTTGTAGTTAGATTTTTTGTAGTTAATCATCCTAATTTATTACAAATCGTTACTAAAAGTTATAAAAAAAGTTGTATATTTGCATTGCAATTACTGATTCTAATAAAAAGACTACAAGATGAAAATAAACATAAAAGCATTAACTACAATATACGTAATCATGATGTTTACATCATGCCATGATAATATAAATCATAAATTGGAAATGGCAGACGGATGCCTGGATAGAAATAGTGTTGACTCGGCATATAACATTTTAAAGCACATTAATCCAGATAATCTAAATGGAGATGAAAATATAGCCTTTTACACATTGCTAAATACAAAGACAAAATACATAAAATATATTCCAGTGAAAAACGACTCCATTGATTATGCTATATTTTATTATAAACAGAATGGACCTGAAGGTAGATTGGCTGAAGCATATAATTATAAAGCCATGACATTGTATTATGACAGAGGAAAAAAGAAAGAAGCGATAGAATATCTTAAAAAAGCAGAAGAAATTGCCCTAAAAACTGCTGATGCAAAATTAATACAGAAAATTTATGATAACATTTTTACTGTAAATTTTTGGTGTAATCATTTTAATCTTGCACTTAATTATGGATTAAAGGCTCTTAGTTATGCACACAAGATTAAAGATACAGCTAGCATAGCTCATGATTTAAGATATATATCTGATACATACTCAGAACTAAAGATGAGTAATAAGGCTATTGCATATAATCTAAAAGCTATACGTTATTTAAACTACTATGATAAACTTAGTCAAGCTAAATTGTTTAGTAACATAGGAGAATACTATT
Protein-coding sequences here:
- a CDS encoding radical SAM/SPASM domain-containing protein, coding for MIWSKYNELIKKQDDSFFLFNSRTKKWLTLVRELYVLLSDNYKNIDEISTIHPELFESLVKNDFVVKDTNEETSKCIAELGTRLEFSNTLKLTINPTLDCNLRCWYCYEGHLHGSVMQSQTIDNICKYITEQLEKHRYERLQLAFFGGEPLLKFTKVVQPILQNVHDICIHYDTIFVVSFTTNGVCLTQKVRNGIKKSTTNVSFQIPFDGDFEMHNKVKKFYNEQGSYNIVTKNAREAVLDGFRVIIRCNYTKENIRSFQKVIADFNDLVDRPNLRFSFHKVWQETEDEELKIGIKELKANIAGIKFQSNINSYFGDSVNPCYGDYMNNYVFNYNGDVFKCTARDFAPEHRIGKLTETGVIDFNNLALQRIKKSMTSECYTCRRLPICPICSQLKYESIDGKCPVHITPNEISMNIQDYFTDVLYQHHYEKISK
- a CDS encoding DUF3244 domain-containing protein; the encoded protein is MKKNILLFAMMLLLCSTCISTFANNPDNDIIALTGSPDNPVRKSPHMPYIIESMDNGVCSLTFMRAFDNAEIRIYQNGILIDHNSGSFAEGETYTLDLPGYGEGEYTIGVYYSGNKIFSSSEEIK
- a CDS encoding DUF4372 domain-containing protein translates to MKLERRKYVKHFTCWNKLLVMMFGQLSIQVAIDYSSPFQ